A section of the Nocardioides oleivorans genome encodes:
- the sufC gene encoding Fe-S cluster assembly ATPase SufC codes for MSKLVITDLHVTVETEDGPKEILKGVTLTINDGETHAIMGPNGSGKSTLAYSIAGHPKYTITGGSVTLDGQDVLALSVDERARAGLFLAMQYPVEVPGVSVSNFLRTAKTAIDGEAPKLRTWVKDVNAALEQLNLDPTFGTRSVNEGFSGGEKKRHEIAQLELLDPKVAVLDETDSGLDIDALKVVSEGVNRFRAREGKGVLLITHYTRILRYIEPDFVHVFVDGKVAESGSKDLAEELEANGYDRFLTKPAHA; via the coding sequence ATGAGCAAGCTCGTCATCACCGACCTGCACGTCACCGTCGAGACCGAGGACGGCCCCAAGGAGATCCTCAAGGGCGTCACCCTCACCATCAACGACGGTGAGACGCACGCCATCATGGGCCCCAACGGCTCCGGCAAGTCGACGCTCGCCTACTCGATCGCCGGCCACCCCAAGTACACGATCACCGGCGGCTCGGTGACCCTCGACGGCCAGGACGTCCTCGCCCTCAGCGTCGACGAGCGCGCCCGCGCCGGCCTGTTCCTCGCCATGCAGTACCCCGTCGAGGTCCCCGGCGTCTCGGTGTCGAACTTCCTGCGCACGGCCAAGACCGCGATCGACGGCGAGGCCCCCAAGCTGCGCACGTGGGTCAAGGACGTCAACGCCGCCCTGGAGCAGCTCAACCTCGACCCGACCTTCGGCACGCGCAGCGTCAACGAGGGCTTCTCCGGCGGGGAGAAGAAGCGCCACGAGATCGCCCAGCTCGAGCTGCTCGACCCCAAGGTCGCCGTGCTCGACGAGACCGACTCCGGCCTCGACATCGACGCGCTCAAGGTCGTCTCCGAGGGCGTCAACCGCTTCCGCGCCCGCGAGGGCAAGGGTGTCCTGCTGATCACCCACTACACCCGCATCCTGCGCTACATCGAGCCCGACTTCGTCCACGTCTTCGTCGACGGCAAGGTCGCCGAGTCCGGCTCGAAGGACCTCGCCGAGGAGCTCGAGGCCAACGGCTACGACCGCTTCCTGACGAAGCCCGCCCACGCCTGA
- a CDS encoding cysteine desulfurase → MEGLLPDLDVIRKDFPILERTLAGGAPLVYLDSANTSQKPQVVIDTMVDQLERHNANIARAMHQLGAESTEAYESARDKVAAFLNAPSRNEVVFTKNATEALNLLARTIDLGPGDNVVITEMEHHSNIVSWQLACERSGAELRWFGLTDDGQLDLSNADQLVDEHTKVVAFTWVSNMLGTINPVADLAARARALGAVSVVDASQAAPQLPVDVQAVGCDFLVFTGHKVCGPTGIGVLWGREELLNELPPFHGGGEMIETVTMARSTYALAPHRFEAGTPPIVEAIGLGCAVDYLGHIGLDAIHAHEQAITAYALEGLQTVPGVTVLGPLDAAQRGGAISFELDGVHPHDIAQVLDSRGVAVRAGHHCAKPAHARFGVQSSTRMSSYLYTTPAEIDALVEALHHTRSYFKVDR, encoded by the coding sequence ATGGAAGGACTGCTTCCGGATCTCGACGTGATCCGCAAGGACTTCCCGATCCTCGAGCGCACGCTCGCGGGCGGAGCTCCGCTGGTCTACCTCGACAGCGCCAACACCTCGCAGAAGCCCCAGGTCGTCATCGACACGATGGTCGACCAGCTCGAGCGGCACAACGCCAACATCGCGCGCGCCATGCACCAGCTCGGCGCCGAGTCGACCGAGGCCTACGAGTCGGCGCGTGACAAGGTCGCGGCCTTCCTCAACGCGCCCTCGCGCAACGAGGTGGTCTTCACCAAGAACGCCACCGAGGCGCTGAACCTGCTGGCCCGCACGATCGACCTCGGTCCCGGCGACAACGTCGTGATCACCGAGATGGAGCACCACTCCAACATCGTGTCGTGGCAGCTCGCCTGCGAGCGCTCCGGCGCCGAGCTGCGGTGGTTCGGCCTGACCGACGACGGGCAGCTCGACCTCTCGAACGCCGACCAGCTCGTCGACGAGCACACCAAGGTCGTCGCGTTCACGTGGGTCTCCAACATGCTCGGCACGATCAACCCGGTCGCCGACCTGGCCGCCCGGGCGCGGGCCCTCGGCGCGGTCTCCGTCGTCGACGCCTCGCAGGCCGCGCCCCAGCTGCCGGTCGACGTCCAGGCGGTCGGGTGCGACTTCCTGGTCTTCACCGGCCACAAGGTCTGCGGCCCGACGGGCATCGGCGTGCTGTGGGGCCGCGAGGAGCTCCTCAACGAGCTGCCGCCCTTCCACGGTGGCGGCGAGATGATCGAGACCGTGACCATGGCGCGGTCGACGTACGCCCTCGCGCCGCACCGCTTCGAGGCGGGCACCCCGCCGATCGTCGAGGCGATCGGCCTCGGCTGCGCCGTCGACTACCTCGGCCACATCGGGCTCGACGCGATCCACGCGCACGAGCAGGCGATCACGGCGTACGCCCTCGAGGGCCTGCAGACCGTGCCCGGCGTGACCGTGCTCGGCCCGCTCGACGCGGCCCAGCGCGGCGGCGCGATCTCCTTCGAGCTCGACGGCGTGCACCCGCACGACATCGCCCAGGTCCTCGACTCGCGCGGCGTCGCCGTCCGGGCCGGGCACCACTGCGCCAAGCCGGCGCACGCGCGCTTCGGGGTGCAGAGCTCGACCCGGATGTCGTCCTACCTCTACACGACGCCTGCGGAGATCGACGCGCTGGTCGAGGCGCTGCACCACACCCGCAGCTACTTCAAGGTGGACCGATGA
- a CDS encoding acVLRF1 family peptidyl-tRNA hydrolase, giving the protein MPAVLVPAARWEKWVDNFSSGHDGSTLAVVEGGLSGTAADGSRFAARLPFGTAYDGPADPGAFATAAVAPDRWGVLLVRKGGFAVARLGGTDLVEHKIGQRHVQGRTKAGGQSQQRFARRRDNQARQAYEAAADHAARILAGVRIVSTGGDHAAVDAVLADTRLAHVSVVEPWLAVPDPRRAVLDRAIVDTQAIRVDVVNA; this is encoded by the coding sequence GTGCCTGCCGTCCTCGTCCCCGCCGCCCGGTGGGAGAAGTGGGTCGACAACTTCTCCTCCGGCCACGACGGGTCGACCCTCGCCGTCGTCGAGGGTGGGCTCAGCGGGACGGCGGCGGACGGCTCGCGCTTCGCGGCGCGCCTGCCGTTCGGGACGGCGTACGACGGCCCGGCTGACCCGGGTGCCTTCGCGACGGCCGCCGTGGCACCGGACCGGTGGGGCGTGCTGCTGGTCCGCAAGGGGGGCTTCGCGGTCGCCCGGCTCGGTGGCACCGACCTCGTCGAGCACAAGATCGGGCAGCGCCACGTGCAGGGTCGCACCAAGGCCGGTGGCCAGAGCCAGCAACGTTTCGCCCGACGCAGGGACAACCAGGCGCGCCAGGCCTACGAGGCCGCTGCCGACCACGCCGCGCGGATCCTGGCCGGCGTACGCATCGTCTCCACCGGCGGCGACCACGCGGCCGTCGACGCGGTGCTCGCCGACACCCGCCTCGCGCACGTCTCGGTCGTCGAGCCGTGGCTCGCGGTCCCGGACCCGCGGCGGGCGGTGCTCGACCGGGCCATCGTCGACACGCAGGCCATCCGGGTGGACGTCGTCAACGCCTGA
- the sufD gene encoding Fe-S cluster assembly protein SufD, with translation MTVTESVRSALEQGKVESHLNPVGSFDVADHPVPTGREEIWRFTPLKRLRGLHGDAPFNRSTTSCTWTAPEGVRVEGVDVAAEPWMRGLAGWMPNTRFAARVMAEVPSSLLVDVPADLEVAEPIVISLKGEDATNTEAGHVAMRFGAHSKAIVVLNHEGSSSIAAVVEIAVGDGADVTVVSIQDWADDAVHLAHHQARVGRDASYKHAAISFGGDVVRMDANVTYDGPGGSAELLGLYFADAGQHIEHRLFADHNAPQTKSHVVYKGALQGEGAHTVWIGNVLIRKVAEGIETYEENRNLVLTDGCRADSVPNLEIETGEIAGAGHASTTARFDDEQLFYLQSRGISEAEAQRLVVHGFFNDLIRKVGVPSIEDRLLTTVEAELAKNVLKEIAG, from the coding sequence TTGACCGTCACCGAATCCGTCCGCTCTGCCCTGGAGCAGGGCAAGGTCGAGAGCCACCTCAACCCGGTGGGCTCCTTCGACGTCGCCGACCACCCCGTGCCCACCGGGCGCGAGGAGATCTGGCGCTTCACCCCGCTCAAGCGACTGCGGGGCCTGCACGGCGACGCGCCGTTCAACCGGAGCACGACCTCGTGCACCTGGACCGCGCCCGAGGGCGTCCGCGTCGAGGGGGTCGACGTCGCGGCCGAGCCGTGGATGCGCGGCCTCGCCGGCTGGATGCCCAACACCCGGTTCGCCGCACGCGTGATGGCCGAGGTCCCGTCGTCCCTGCTCGTGGACGTGCCGGCCGACCTGGAGGTCGCCGAGCCCATCGTGATCTCGCTCAAGGGCGAGGACGCCACGAACACCGAGGCCGGTCACGTGGCCATGCGCTTCGGTGCGCACAGCAAGGCGATCGTGGTCCTCAACCACGAGGGTTCCTCCTCGATCGCGGCGGTCGTCGAGATCGCCGTCGGTGACGGCGCCGACGTCACCGTCGTGTCGATCCAGGACTGGGCCGACGACGCCGTCCACCTCGCGCACCACCAGGCGCGGGTCGGGCGCGACGCCTCCTACAAGCACGCCGCGATCTCCTTCGGCGGCGACGTGGTGCGCATGGACGCCAACGTCACCTACGACGGCCCCGGCGGCTCCGCCGAGCTGCTCGGCCTCTACTTCGCCGACGCCGGCCAGCACATCGAGCACCGCCTCTTCGCCGACCACAACGCCCCGCAGACCAAGAGCCACGTGGTCTACAAGGGTGCGCTGCAGGGCGAGGGCGCCCACACGGTCTGGATCGGCAACGTGCTGATCCGCAAGGTCGCCGAGGGCATCGAGACCTACGAGGAGAACCGCAACCTCGTGCTCACCGACGGCTGTCGCGCCGACTCGGTCCCGAACCTCGAGATCGAGACCGGCGAGATCGCCGGTGCCGGCCACGCGTCGACGACCGCCCGCTTCGACGACGAGCAGCTGTTCTACCTGCAGTCGCGCGGCATCTCCGAGGCCGAGGCCCAGCGCCTGGTCGTGCACGGCTTCTTCAACGACCTCATCCGCAAGGTCGGCGTGCCCTCCATCGAGGACCGGCTGCTGACCACGGTCGAGGCCGAGCTCGCCAAGAACGTGCTGAAGGAGATCGCTGGATGA
- a CDS encoding NYN domain-containing protein: protein MAERMTYLLVDGENIDATLGTSILGRRPRPEERPRWDRLLEWAERAFDQDVTGLFFLAATTELPTSFVQALLAIGFKPIPLSGEGKIVDIAIQRTAEALVDREADVVLVSHDGDFVDQVSALADGSRQVGIIGFTEFVNAQFRSLPGVRIFDLEYDLGAFNSALPRTRVIPIDEFDPLDFL, encoded by the coding sequence ATGGCCGAGCGGATGACCTACCTCCTCGTCGACGGGGAGAACATCGACGCGACCCTGGGCACCTCGATCCTCGGCCGGCGCCCCCGGCCCGAGGAGCGGCCCCGGTGGGACCGTCTCCTCGAGTGGGCCGAGCGGGCCTTCGACCAGGACGTCACCGGCCTGTTCTTCCTCGCCGCCACGACCGAGCTCCCGACCAGCTTCGTCCAGGCCCTGCTGGCGATCGGCTTCAAGCCGATCCCGCTGAGCGGTGAGGGCAAGATCGTCGACATCGCCATCCAGCGCACGGCCGAGGCGTTGGTCGACCGCGAGGCCGACGTCGTGCTGGTCAGCCACGACGGCGACTTCGTCGACCAGGTCTCCGCACTGGCCGACGGCAGCCGCCAGGTCGGCATCATCGGCTTCACCGAGTTCGTCAACGCGCAGTTCCGCAGCCTGCCCGGCGTGCGGATCTTCGACCTCGAGTACGACCTCGGCGCCTTCAACTCCGCCCTGCCGCGCACGCGCGTCATCCCGATCGACGAGTTCGACCCGCTCGACTTCCTCTGA
- the sufU gene encoding Fe-S cluster assembly sulfur transfer protein SufU, whose amino-acid sequence MSTDLDALYQEIILDHYKNPHHKGLRDPFESEVHHVNPTCGDEVTLRVHLTDGVVQDVSYDSVGCSISQASASVLTDLVIGKPVGEAMEIHQSFLELMQGKGQVQPDEDVLEDGIAFAGVAKFPARVKCALLSWMAWKDATTQAQTEGAS is encoded by the coding sequence ATGAGCACCGACCTCGACGCGCTCTACCAGGAGATCATCCTGGACCACTACAAGAACCCGCACCACAAGGGCCTGCGCGATCCCTTCGAGTCCGAGGTGCACCACGTCAACCCGACGTGTGGCGACGAGGTCACGCTCCGCGTGCACCTCACGGACGGGGTCGTGCAGGACGTGTCCTACGACTCCGTGGGCTGCTCCATCTCCCAGGCGTCGGCCTCGGTGCTGACCGACCTCGTGATCGGCAAGCCGGTCGGCGAGGCGATGGAGATCCACCAGTCCTTCCTCGAGCTCATGCAGGGCAAGGGGCAGGTCCAGCCCGACGAGGACGTCCTCGAGGACGGCATCGCGTTCGCCGGTGTCGCCAAGTTCCCCGCGCGCGTGAAGTGCGCGTTGCTCTCCTGGATGGCGTGGAAGGACGCGACCACCCAGGCCCAGACCGAAGGAGCCTCTTGA
- a CDS encoding metal-sulfur cluster assembly factor, translated as MSEIDHSDLPDVPEAGGAVSTVTVDEVTEAMKDVVDPELGINVVDLGLVYGVHLDEHSNAVLDMTLTSAACPLTDVITDQTVSALEGLVGDVAINWVWMPPWGPDKITEDGREQLRALGFNV; from the coding sequence ATGAGCGAGATCGACCACAGCGACCTGCCCGACGTCCCGGAGGCCGGCGGAGCCGTCTCGACGGTCACCGTCGACGAGGTCACCGAGGCGATGAAGGACGTCGTCGACCCCGAGCTCGGGATCAACGTCGTCGACCTCGGCCTGGTCTACGGCGTGCACCTCGACGAGCACAGCAACGCCGTGCTCGACATGACGCTCACGTCGGCGGCGTGCCCGTTGACCGACGTGATCACCGACCAGACGGTGTCCGCCCTCGAGGGACTGGTCGGGGACGTCGCGATCAACTGGGTCTGGATGCCGCCGTGGGGCCCCGACAAGATCACCGAGGACGGCCGCGAGCAGCTGCGCGCCCTCGGCTTCAACGTCTGA
- a CDS encoding non-heme iron oxygenase ferredoxin subunit produces MSFERACALDEVRPDEGLAVTLGRYEIVVARDGDEVFALENECSHAAVALSEGEVAECQIECWLHGSMFDLRTGKPTNLPATQPVATFGVEVRANPDGTSDVYVDTETTLNGVTPA; encoded by the coding sequence ATGAGCTTCGAGCGCGCCTGCGCCCTGGACGAGGTGAGGCCCGACGAGGGGCTCGCCGTGACCCTGGGTCGCTACGAGATCGTCGTGGCGCGCGACGGCGACGAGGTCTTCGCGCTCGAGAACGAGTGCAGCCACGCTGCGGTCGCGCTCAGCGAGGGCGAGGTCGCCGAGTGCCAGATCGAGTGCTGGCTGCACGGGTCGATGTTCGACCTGCGCACCGGCAAGCCCACCAACCTCCCGGCGACCCAGCCCGTCGCCACCTTCGGCGTCGAAGTGCGCGCCAACCCCGACGGCACGAGTGACGTGTACGTCGACACCGAGACCACCCTGAACGGAGTCACCCCCGCATGA
- the sufB gene encoding Fe-S cluster assembly protein SufB, with the protein MTSIEELNPSLKGIGNYEFGWSDSDDAGATATRGLNEDVVRDISGKKSEPQWMLDLRLKGLKLFHRKPMPTWGSDLSTIDFDNIKYFVRSSEKQAASWEDLPEDIKNTYDKLGIPEAEKQRLVAGVAAQYESEVVYHSIREDLEEKGVIFVDTDTALKEHEDLFKEYFGTVIPVGDNKFSALNTSVWSGGSFIYVPKGVHVDIPLQAYFRINTENMGQFERTLIIADEDSYVHYVEGCTAPIYSSDSLHSAVVEIIVKKGARVRYTTIQNWSNNVYNLVTKRATCEAGATMEWVDGNIGSKVTMKYPAIYLMGEHAKGETLSIAFAGEGQHQDAGAKMVHAAPYTSSSILSKSVARGGGRTSYRGLIQVNEGAHGSKSNVLCDALLVDQISRSDTYPYVDIREDDVSMGHEASVSKVSDDQLFYLMSRGMEQDEAMAMIVRGFVEPIAKELPMEYALELNRLIELQMEGAVG; encoded by the coding sequence ATGACCTCCATCGAAGAACTCAACCCGTCGCTCAAGGGCATCGGCAACTACGAGTTCGGCTGGTCCGACTCCGACGACGCTGGCGCCACCGCGACGCGCGGCCTCAACGAGGACGTCGTGCGAGACATCTCCGGCAAGAAGTCCGAGCCGCAGTGGATGCTCGACCTGCGCCTCAAGGGCCTGAAGCTCTTCCACCGCAAGCCCATGCCGACCTGGGGCTCGGACCTGTCGACGATCGACTTCGACAACATCAAGTACTTCGTGCGCTCCAGCGAGAAGCAGGCTGCCTCGTGGGAGGACCTGCCCGAGGACATCAAGAACACCTACGACAAGCTCGGCATCCCCGAGGCGGAGAAGCAGCGCCTCGTCGCCGGCGTCGCCGCGCAGTACGAGTCCGAGGTCGTCTACCACTCGATCCGCGAGGACCTCGAGGAGAAGGGCGTCATCTTCGTCGACACCGACACCGCGCTGAAGGAGCACGAGGACCTCTTCAAGGAGTACTTCGGCACCGTCATCCCGGTCGGCGACAACAAGTTCTCCGCGCTCAACACCTCGGTGTGGTCGGGCGGCTCGTTCATCTACGTCCCCAAGGGCGTCCACGTCGACATCCCGCTGCAGGCCTACTTCCGGATCAACACCGAGAACATGGGTCAGTTCGAGCGGACGCTGATCATCGCCGACGAGGACTCCTACGTGCACTACGTCGAGGGATGCACGGCGCCGATCTACTCCTCGGACTCCCTGCACTCCGCCGTGGTCGAGATCATCGTGAAGAAGGGCGCCCGCGTCCGCTACACGACGATCCAGAACTGGTCCAACAACGTCTACAACCTCGTCACCAAGCGCGCGACCTGCGAGGCCGGCGCGACGATGGAGTGGGTCGACGGCAACATCGGCTCCAAGGTCACCATGAAGTACCCCGCCATCTACCTCATGGGCGAGCACGCCAAGGGCGAGACCCTGTCGATCGCGTTCGCCGGCGAGGGCCAGCACCAGGACGCCGGCGCCAAGATGGTGCACGCCGCGCCGTACACCTCGTCGTCGATCCTGAGCAAGTCGGTCGCGCGCGGCGGTGGCCGTACGTCGTACCGCGGGCTGATCCAGGTCAACGAGGGTGCGCACGGCTCGAAGTCCAACGTGCTGTGCGACGCGCTCCTGGTCGACCAGATCTCGCGCTCGGACACCTACCCCTACGTCGACATCCGCGAGGACGACGTGTCGATGGGCCACGAGGCCTCGGTCTCGAAGGTCTCCGACGACCAGCTCTTCTACCTCATGTCGCGCGGCATGGAGCAGGACGAGGCGATGGCGATGATCGTGCGCGGCTTCGTCGAGCCGATCGCGAAGGAGCTCCCGATGGAGTACGCCCTCGAGCTGAACCGGCTCATCGAGCTGCAGATGGAAGGCGCCGTCGGCTGA
- a CDS encoding ABC transporter ATP-binding protein, with amino-acid sequence MSNAIEVRGLVKEYGAARALDGLDLEVAAGEVHGFLGPNGAGKSTTIRVLLGLLRITSGTAAVFGLDPWRDSTDIHRRLAYVPGDVSVWPNLSGGETIDLLLRMRGLDPRATRRDELLERFELDPTKKGRAYSKGNRQKVALVAAFAAPTDLLVLDEPTSGLDPLMEQVFNECLAEHKAEGTTVLLSSHILSEVERLADRVTIIRNGRAVESGTLADLRHLRRNRVRAEVSGPVPDLAGLEGVHDVEVDGRVVTASVDPAGLPLLLRAIDGAGVIALTSTPPTLEELFLDAYRGTS; translated from the coding sequence GTGAGCAACGCGATCGAGGTGCGCGGCCTCGTCAAGGAGTACGGCGCGGCGCGCGCGCTCGACGGCCTCGACCTCGAGGTGGCGGCGGGGGAGGTGCACGGCTTCCTCGGGCCCAACGGTGCCGGCAAGTCGACCACGATCCGCGTGCTGCTCGGCCTGCTGCGCATCACGAGCGGGACGGCCGCGGTGTTCGGGCTCGACCCGTGGCGTGACTCGACGGACATCCACCGACGACTGGCCTACGTCCCCGGGGACGTCAGCGTGTGGCCGAACCTGTCGGGCGGCGAGACGATCGACCTGCTGCTGCGGATGCGTGGCCTCGACCCGCGCGCCACCCGGCGCGACGAGCTGCTCGAGCGCTTCGAGCTCGACCCGACGAAGAAGGGTCGGGCCTACAGCAAGGGCAACCGGCAGAAGGTGGCGCTGGTGGCGGCGTTCGCCGCACCGACCGACCTGCTCGTCCTCGACGAGCCCACGTCCGGCCTCGACCCGTTGATGGAGCAGGTCTTCAACGAGTGCCTGGCCGAGCACAAGGCCGAGGGCACCACCGTGCTGCTGTCGAGCCACATCCTCAGCGAGGTCGAGCGCCTCGCCGACCGGGTCACGATCATCCGCAACGGCCGTGCGGTCGAGTCCGGCACCCTCGCCGACCTCCGGCACCTGCGACGCAACCGCGTGCGAGCAGAGGTGTCGGGCCCGGTCCCCGACCTGGCCGGGCTCGAGGGCGTCCACGACGTCGAGGTCGACGGCCGGGTCGTCACCGCCTCCGTCGACCCCGCCGGCCTCCCGCTCCTGCTGAGGGCGATCGACGGTGCCGGTGTGATCGCGCTGACCAGCACCCCGCCGACCCTCGAGGAGCTCTTCCTCGACGCCTACCGGGGCACGTCGTGA
- a CDS encoding ABC transporter ATP-binding protein, which translates to MPPPSPAVEIDGLVMAYGDKVAVDGLSLEVARGSVTAVLGPNGAGKTTTLETCEGYRVPQRGTVRVLGLDPQKDRADLLPRIGVMLQSGGAWSGVRAAEMLDHMASLHARPLDTAMLSDRLGLADCGRTPYRRLSGGQKQRLGLAIALVGRPELVFVDEPTAGMDPQARRTTWELLEEIRADGVTVVLTTHHMDEAEHLADRIHIIDRGRVIVSGTPAELTRDGRSATIRLVVNRPFPEGAPESLRADLGAGAEVRQLDEVSMLIHGPADSATLGLVSRWCELHDVLPQTLNLGQRTLEDVFLELTGRELAS; encoded by the coding sequence GTGCCACCACCCTCCCCCGCTGTCGAGATCGACGGCCTGGTGATGGCGTACGGCGACAAGGTCGCCGTCGACGGTCTCAGCCTCGAGGTGGCGCGCGGGTCGGTCACCGCCGTCCTCGGCCCCAACGGTGCCGGCAAGACCACCACGCTGGAGACCTGCGAGGGCTACCGCGTGCCGCAGCGGGGCACTGTCCGCGTGCTCGGACTCGACCCGCAGAAGGACCGTGCCGACCTCCTGCCCCGGATCGGTGTGATGCTGCAGTCCGGCGGTGCGTGGAGCGGCGTGCGCGCCGCCGAGATGCTCGACCACATGGCCTCCCTGCACGCCCGACCGCTCGACACGGCGATGCTGAGCGACCGCCTCGGGCTCGCCGACTGCGGACGCACGCCCTACCGCCGGCTGTCGGGTGGGCAGAAGCAGCGGCTCGGCCTGGCCATCGCGCTCGTCGGGCGACCGGAGCTGGTCTTCGTCGACGAGCCGACCGCCGGCATGGACCCGCAGGCACGGCGCACGACCTGGGAGCTGCTGGAGGAGATCCGCGCCGACGGGGTCACCGTCGTGCTCACCACCCACCACATGGACGAGGCCGAGCACCTCGCCGACCGGATCCACATCATCGACCGCGGCCGCGTGATCGTCAGCGGAACTCCTGCCGAGCTCACCCGGGACGGCCGCTCGGCCACCATCCGCCTCGTCGTCAACCGGCCGTTCCCCGAGGGCGCGCCCGAGTCCCTGCGCGCCGACCTCGGTGCCGGCGCCGAGGTCCGCCAGCTCGACGAGGTCAGCATGCTGATCCACGGCCCGGCCGACTCCGCCACGCTCGGGCTGGTCTCGCGGTGGTGCGAGCTGCACGACGTGCTGCCCCAGACCCTGAACCTCGGCCAGCGCACCCTCGAGGACGTCTTCCTCGAGCTCACCGGGCGGGAGCTGGCCTCATGA
- a CDS encoding aminoglycoside adenylyltransferase domain-containing protein yields MLNPHPTRFAELNGVLHDLVTEAQAALGDAFVGAYLQGSFALGAGDLHSDCDFLVVVRHRPDPGQEAALRALHHDLPHRDGAWNRHLEGSYAVAADLRTTEGLGREWLYVDHGADEMAWSTHCNQAWTRWILREHGITLAGPCPVELLDPVPEDVLRDAARAGLDTLADDVHGWCPPTIAWCQRYLVIQASRSLYTVRTAEVASKRDALRWAMMHADPRWRPLLQQVLADRELGWDPDAPPRPGSLDAARDFAAYVAGIA; encoded by the coding sequence GTGCTGAACCCCCACCCGACGCGTTTCGCCGAGCTCAACGGCGTGCTGCACGACCTCGTCACCGAGGCGCAGGCGGCGTTGGGTGACGCGTTCGTCGGCGCCTACCTCCAGGGATCCTTCGCCCTCGGCGCGGGAGACCTCCACAGCGACTGCGACTTCCTCGTCGTCGTGCGCCACCGACCCGATCCCGGGCAGGAGGCTGCGTTGCGTGCGCTGCACCACGACCTCCCGCACCGGGACGGGGCCTGGAACCGGCACCTCGAGGGGTCCTACGCCGTCGCCGCCGACCTGCGCACCACCGAGGGCCTTGGCCGCGAGTGGCTCTACGTCGACCACGGGGCGGACGAGATGGCGTGGTCGACGCACTGCAACCAGGCGTGGACCCGCTGGATCCTCCGCGAGCACGGCATCACGCTCGCGGGCCCGTGCCCGGTGGAGCTGCTGGACCCGGTGCCCGAGGACGTCCTGCGTGACGCTGCCCGGGCCGGCCTCGACACCCTCGCCGACGACGTCCACGGCTGGTGCCCACCGACGATCGCGTGGTGCCAGCGCTACCTCGTCATCCAGGCCAGTCGCAGCCTCTACACCGTCCGCACCGCCGAGGTGGCCAGCAAGCGCGACGCCCTGCGCTGGGCGATGATGCACGCCGACCCGCGGTGGCGCCCGCTGCTGCAGCAGGTGCTCGCCGACCGGGAGCTGGGCTGGGACCCGGACGCCCCTCCGCGGCCCGGCTCGCTCGACGCGGCGCGGGACTTCGCGGCGTACGTCGCTGGGATCGCCTGA
- a CDS encoding helix-turn-helix transcriptional regulator, with product MEFTRAAATPDGDAPTRERVARTILENGPSTAADLAGCLDLTPAAVRRHLDHLTLEGVVESREQKVYGARGRGRPAKVFALTESGRDSFDQQYDDLAVQAMRFLAETQGEEAVVEFARRRVAFVERDYAAVMALDPDLTPAEALAKVFTQNGYAASVRDLPAANGQSVGEQLCQQHCPVSHVAHEFPQLCEAETEAIATVLGTHVQRLATIAHGDGVCTTCIPQTPKKEKA from the coding sequence GTGGAATTCACCAGGGCGGCCGCGACTCCTGACGGAGACGCGCCCACGCGCGAGCGTGTGGCCCGCACGATCCTGGAGAACGGACCCTCCACGGCCGCCGACCTGGCCGGCTGTCTCGACCTCACGCCGGCCGCCGTACGCCGCCACCTCGACCACCTCACGCTCGAGGGCGTCGTGGAGTCGCGCGAGCAGAAGGTCTACGGCGCCCGCGGTCGCGGCCGCCCCGCGAAGGTCTTCGCCCTGACCGAGTCCGGTCGCGACAGCTTCGACCAGCAGTACGACGACCTGGCCGTCCAGGCGATGCGGTTCCTGGCCGAGACGCAGGGCGAGGAGGCGGTGGTCGAGTTCGCCCGCCGCCGCGTCGCGTTCGTCGAGCGCGACTACGCCGCCGTGATGGCCCTCGACCCCGACCTGACCCCGGCCGAGGCACTGGCGAAGGTCTTCACCCAGAACGGCTACGCGGCCTCGGTGCGCGACCTGCCGGCAGCGAACGGGCAGAGCGTCGGGGAGCAGCTGTGCCAGCAGCACTGCCCGGTCTCCCACGTCGCCCACGAGTTCCCGCAGCTGTGCGAGGCCGAGACCGAGGCGATCGCCACCGTGCTCGGCACCCACGTCCAACGACTCGCGACCATCGCCCACGGCGATGGCGTCTGCACCACGTGCATCCCCCAGACCCCGAAGAAGGAGAAGGCATGA